Proteins from a genomic interval of Sphingobacterium sp. SYP-B4668:
- the rsgA gene encoding ribosome small subunit-dependent GTPase A — MNNLSFYGWNDELSQLKQISPYKHLLHGRVSAVNRTNYEVITELGLLVCELSGNLLYSKSLFELPCAGDWIIVQSFDDNQGVIVDILPRKNTMYRRKSGSISDKQAIAAYIDKVFIVQSLDANFNVRRVERFMVQVLEENIQPVLILTKSDLAFDRHLVDESLQHIVNKMPVFFTSILSPETILPIRNFIKQGESVVLVGSSGVGKSSLINILCERTVFLTSQVSKSSGKGRHTSTRRNMVLMEGGGVLIDTPGVREFGLASDNPEVLADILDVSDFKDSCRFDDCTHEGEPGCAVIEAVNKGLLAEAVYQSYLKLRKESKYFSTSEHERRKRDKSFARIGKEAKRIKKR; from the coding sequence GTGAATAACTTATCATTTTATGGTTGGAACGACGAACTGTCTCAACTAAAACAGATATCACCATACAAACATCTTCTTCATGGTCGGGTTTCTGCCGTAAACAGGACCAATTATGAAGTCATCACCGAGCTGGGTCTGCTGGTGTGCGAATTAAGCGGCAATTTACTCTATAGCAAGTCATTATTTGAGCTCCCCTGTGCGGGTGATTGGATTATCGTCCAATCTTTTGACGATAACCAAGGGGTAATAGTCGATATTTTACCCCGCAAAAATACCATGTACCGAAGAAAGAGCGGCAGCATATCCGACAAACAAGCTATTGCAGCCTATATTGACAAAGTATTTATCGTTCAAAGTCTCGATGCAAATTTCAATGTTCGTAGAGTAGAACGCTTTATGGTTCAGGTATTAGAAGAAAATATCCAACCGGTGTTGATACTCACCAAGTCTGACCTAGCGTTTGATCGCCATTTGGTAGATGAATCGCTGCAACATATTGTCAACAAGATGCCCGTCTTTTTCACAAGTATTCTTTCTCCTGAAACCATACTCCCTATTAGAAACTTTATCAAGCAAGGAGAGTCGGTCGTACTCGTGGGGTCGTCCGGTGTCGGGAAAAGTTCTTTGATCAATATCTTATGTGAGCGCACGGTTTTTCTGACATCTCAGGTAAGTAAGTCCTCAGGCAAGGGACGGCATACATCTACCCGTCGGAATATGGTATTAATGGAAGGTGGTGGCGTTTTAATAGATACGCCAGGTGTAAGGGAATTTGGTTTAGCATCGGATAATCCGGAGGTGCTGGCTGATATCTTGGATGTATCTGATTTCAAGGACTCCTGTCGTTTTGATGATTGTACGCATGAAGGAGAGCCCGGTTGCGCGGTTATTGAAGCTGTCAATAAAGGTCTCTTGGCCGAAGCAGTTTATCAGAGTTACCTCAAGCTTCGAAAAGAATCCAAGTATTTTTCTACTTCCGAACATGAAAGACGCAAACGGGATAAGTCTTTTGCCCGAATTGGAAAGGAGGCTAAGCGAATCAAAAAACGGTAA
- a CDS encoding DUF4350 domain-containing protein produces the protein MIRQALYRLLILWAMLVLCTSKGLAQQVADENFHYSIPAPMYAASSGPLIIFDEAHHNASTLRGAYSPFAKLLRSDGYQVVSSKEPVSSGLLKEATIYVTVNAMYDLEDWNLPARSAFSADEIELLVKWVADGGSLFLVTDHMPCGASVQKLAARFGFNIINGFALRKDGMPEIFSKERNTLLSNDITSPAGQEIDSIMCWGGTGFIAPSDAQVISVLGDDYNIYLPSDVAQIKKPLPDTLPYISGRGLVNGAYLHFGKGRIVIFGDGAPFSAQLQGIKSAKRGMNHPSAMQHAPFLLHIIHWLDRKL, from the coding sequence ATGATACGACAGGCGCTCTATCGACTTCTTATTCTGTGGGCTATGCTCGTCCTTTGCACATCCAAAGGGCTAGCGCAGCAAGTAGCAGACGAAAATTTCCACTATTCGATACCTGCCCCTATGTATGCGGCTAGCAGTGGCCCCCTGATCATATTCGATGAGGCTCATCACAATGCCTCTACCCTCAGGGGTGCCTATTCTCCGTTCGCTAAGCTGCTCAGGAGTGATGGATATCAGGTGGTAAGCAGCAAAGAGCCTGTGAGTTCAGGCCTTTTAAAAGAAGCAACGATTTACGTAACGGTCAATGCCATGTACGATCTCGAAGATTGGAATCTACCTGCGCGATCCGCTTTTTCTGCCGATGAGATCGAACTCCTCGTCAAGTGGGTGGCCGATGGCGGAAGCTTATTCCTCGTTACCGACCATATGCCGTGCGGGGCCTCCGTCCAGAAGTTGGCCGCTCGATTCGGGTTCAACATCATCAACGGTTTCGCCCTCCGAAAGGACGGAATGCCTGAAATATTTTCCAAGGAGCGAAACACATTGCTCTCCAATGACATCACCAGTCCCGCAGGCCAAGAGATAGACAGCATTATGTGTTGGGGAGGTACAGGGTTTATTGCCCCCTCGGATGCCCAAGTTATCTCCGTATTAGGAGACGACTACAACATCTATCTTCCCAGCGATGTCGCGCAAATCAAGAAGCCCCTCCCCGACACCCTGCCCTATATTTCGGGCAGAGGCCTCGTCAATGGCGCCTATCTCCACTTTGGCAAAGGGCGGATTGTCATATTTGGGGATGGCGCCCCTTTCTCGGCACAGCTACAGGGTATCAAAAGTGCCAAAAGAGGGATGAATCACCCTTCCGCCATGCAGCATGCTCCGTTTCTGCTCCACATCATACACTGGTTGGACCGAAAATTATAA
- a CDS encoding metal-dependent hydrolase family protein, with product MRPILAFAFLFASISTTMAQTKHVLLENVRLLDHQAADLTAPMNVLISGNVIEKISSSPIAVQDKEVIKINGKGKTLMPGLIDVHVHLVFGALTMPQMMTSDMSEEFLVDKVGKSAANMLLRGFTSVRDAGGPIFPLKAAIDKGQLVGPRVWASGATISQTAGHGDFRTPEERSRRFFGMVSRAERYGATFIADGRDEVLTAVRENLRFGASQIKLMAGGGTSSAYDPIDVTQYTLDEMKAAVEAAEDWGTYVMVHAYTPRAVQRAVEAGVKSIEHGQMLDEETLKLLAEKNVWLSLQNLMDNNDNMDAQRKAKRKPVLDGQDKVWPLAKKLGVKLAWGTDFLFEPELNEDQNSYILRLQKWFTNGEILKMITQDNGELLQLSGLRSPYPGKLGVIEEQALADLLLVDGNPLKDLAVIANPEKNFLLIMKDGQIYKNTISKK from the coding sequence ATGAGACCAATATTAGCTTTTGCTTTTCTTTTTGCCAGTATTTCGACCACGATGGCGCAGACCAAACATGTGCTGCTGGAGAATGTCAGGCTTCTGGACCATCAGGCGGCAGACCTTACGGCGCCCATGAATGTATTGATATCGGGTAATGTAATCGAGAAAATCAGCTCATCACCTATTGCCGTGCAGGATAAAGAGGTAATCAAGATTAACGGTAAAGGCAAAACGTTGATGCCGGGCCTGATCGACGTGCACGTGCACTTGGTATTTGGAGCACTCACCATGCCGCAGATGATGACCAGCGATATGTCGGAAGAATTTTTGGTGGATAAAGTGGGGAAATCTGCCGCAAATATGCTCTTACGCGGGTTTACGAGCGTGCGGGATGCAGGGGGACCTATCTTTCCGTTGAAAGCGGCTATAGATAAAGGACAGTTGGTGGGGCCACGGGTATGGGCTTCGGGGGCCACAATAAGCCAAACGGCGGGACATGGTGACTTTAGGACGCCAGAGGAGCGCTCGCGTCGATTCTTTGGGATGGTATCCAGGGCAGAGCGCTATGGGGCTACTTTCATAGCGGATGGCCGTGACGAGGTATTGACGGCCGTACGGGAGAACCTACGCTTTGGGGCGAGCCAGATCAAGCTAATGGCTGGTGGTGGCACATCGTCGGCCTATGACCCGATCGATGTGACGCAGTATACACTTGACGAAATGAAGGCTGCCGTAGAGGCTGCCGAAGATTGGGGGACCTATGTGATGGTGCATGCGTATACGCCAAGGGCTGTGCAACGTGCGGTAGAGGCGGGTGTCAAATCAATAGAACATGGTCAGATGCTGGATGAGGAAACGCTGAAATTGCTGGCGGAGAAAAATGTGTGGCTCAGCCTTCAAAACTTAATGGATAATAACGACAATATGGATGCGCAACGCAAGGCGAAACGTAAGCCGGTATTGGACGGACAGGATAAAGTATGGCCATTGGCGAAGAAATTGGGGGTAAAACTGGCCTGGGGAACGGACTTCCTCTTCGAACCTGAATTGAACGAAGATCAAAATAGCTACATACTGCGCCTCCAAAAGTGGTTCACGAATGGGGAAATCTTAAAAATGATCACACAGGACAATGGAGAGCTCTTGCAGCTGTCGGGCCTGCGCAGTCCTTATCCTGGAAAACTGGGGGTCATCGAAGAGCAGGCGCTGGCGGACCTGCTATTGGTGGATGGCAATCCGCTGAAGGATCTTGCTGTGATTGCGAATCCGGAAAAGAACTTTCTGCTGATCATGAAGGATGGGCAGATCTATAAAAATACGATCAGCAAAAAATAG
- a CDS encoding GNAT family N-acetyltransferase — protein sequence MEKIAIKQVGRDDIAALQKIGRETFFETFSESNSAQDMAHYLAEGFSEEKLAQELNREGSAFYFALLDDNVIGYLKVNTGSAQTELQDNSTLEIERIYVLGAYHGKRVGQLLYDKAVEIAESLQVHDIWLGVWEKNPRAIRFYEKNGFVAFDKHIFKLGNDEQTDIMMKKHLMG from the coding sequence ATGGAAAAAATAGCAATCAAACAAGTGGGCCGAGATGACATTGCAGCACTTCAAAAAATTGGTAGGGAGACATTTTTCGAAACATTTTCAGAAAGCAACAGTGCGCAAGATATGGCCCATTATCTGGCCGAGGGATTCTCCGAAGAAAAGCTTGCTCAAGAGCTGAACAGGGAGGGGTCAGCATTTTACTTTGCACTGCTGGACGACAACGTAATCGGATACCTCAAGGTGAATACAGGAAGTGCACAGACCGAACTCCAGGATAACAGCACATTGGAAATAGAAAGAATCTATGTATTAGGCGCTTATCATGGAAAGAGAGTGGGCCAACTGCTCTATGACAAAGCCGTGGAAATAGCCGAATCATTGCAGGTGCATGATATCTGGCTGGGCGTTTGGGAGAAAAACCCGCGGGCAATTCGATTTTATGAAAAGAATGGATTTGTAGCCTTTGACAAGCATATCTTTAAATTAGGCAATGATGAGCAGACGGATATCATGATGAAAAAGCACCTCATGGGGTAG
- a CDS encoding FMN-binding negative transcriptional regulator, whose product MYIPKHFAINDRQEMISFMKQFSFAPIITFAEGNLAATHLPFVIEEREGAVCLTSHFAIANAQAKSIEKSTSLIIFSEPHAYISPSLYGKVENVPTWDYIAVHAYGRGRILESGQETRHALEKMIGWYEEAYSGQWQQLPDTYKARMMKGIVAFEIKVADLQGQAKLSQNKNEADRKNIKDHLEKSEDTHERMLAAYMKR is encoded by the coding sequence ATGTACATTCCTAAACATTTTGCAATCAACGACCGTCAGGAGATGATTTCCTTTATGAAGCAATTTAGTTTTGCGCCTATTATTACGTTTGCTGAGGGCAACTTGGCGGCAACACATTTGCCCTTTGTAATCGAAGAACGGGAAGGTGCTGTGTGCTTAACTTCCCATTTTGCAATCGCTAATGCGCAGGCCAAATCCATAGAGAAAAGTACGTCGCTGATTATTTTTTCGGAACCACATGCGTATATTTCGCCAAGTTTGTATGGAAAAGTCGAAAATGTACCCACATGGGATTATATCGCGGTCCACGCATATGGAAGGGGGAGAATTTTGGAAAGCGGGCAAGAAACACGACATGCGTTGGAAAAAATGATTGGATGGTATGAAGAAGCCTATTCCGGCCAATGGCAACAATTGCCCGATACGTATAAAGCACGTATGATGAAAGGTATTGTCGCTTTTGAGATTAAGGTTGCGGATCTGCAGGGACAAGCCAAATTGAGTCAGAATAAAAATGAGGCCGACAGGAAGAATATAAAGGATCATCTTGAAAAGAGTGAGGATACACATGAACGTATGCTAGCGGCCTATATGAAAAGGTGA
- a CDS encoding aminotransferase-like domain-containing protein produces MNNPIIVTVFEGISLQPGTGRALYLQLADQILALLTSNTLVAGQKLLSTRDAGALLGINRLTVQKAYEELEVQGWLVSGVGKGTFVSNHVADHQPKQLGSSAPVNRQKIAGFSLPSTPYATHVPLSIPELHFDDGYPDPRLSPLKELYRAYRNQLSRSGLYDKYGSYADPTGADYYLETISHYLNTTRGLKSKKQNILSTRGTLMGIHLVIHALVKPGDVVLTGVPGWGRVEGNILYAGATHIPIGIDEHGIRVDEIAAICQTQKIRMVYVTPHHHYPTTVSLRIDRRLELLRLANVHGFIILEDDYDYDFHYKQRPILPLASQDENGMVIYCGSFSKSLSPAFRIGYIAAAENVIRHLANIRILHDRQGDHIMDNAIADIINDGTVQRYLRRTLPIYQRRRDLFCTCLQSELSGNVQFGIPEGGMSVWVHFAPDIDLSQLVKRAYQKGLLLSDGDVIQDAPFHENGLRLGFASSTEAEIIQGISILKSLLSSSK; encoded by the coding sequence ATGAATAATCCAATTATCGTTACTGTATTTGAAGGCATCTCTTTACAGCCTGGGACAGGAAGGGCCCTGTACCTTCAACTCGCCGATCAAATTCTAGCGCTACTCACGAGCAATACCTTGGTAGCTGGACAGAAACTACTCAGCACAAGGGATGCGGGGGCGCTTTTGGGCATTAATAGACTTACCGTCCAAAAAGCATATGAGGAGCTCGAGGTTCAAGGATGGCTGGTGAGCGGTGTCGGCAAGGGCACTTTTGTATCTAACCATGTCGCCGATCATCAACCCAAGCAGCTGGGCAGCAGCGCTCCGGTCAACAGGCAAAAGATAGCTGGATTTTCCCTACCCAGCACTCCCTATGCTACTCATGTGCCACTCAGCATCCCCGAACTACATTTTGATGACGGCTATCCCGATCCGCGGCTCTCTCCCTTGAAAGAGCTCTATCGCGCCTATCGCAATCAGCTCAGTAGAAGTGGCCTCTATGATAAATACGGCAGCTATGCCGATCCTACAGGCGCCGACTATTATCTCGAAACCATTTCACATTATTTAAATACCACGCGCGGATTAAAAAGCAAAAAACAAAATATCCTATCCACACGCGGTACATTGATGGGCATTCACTTGGTCATCCATGCATTGGTCAAGCCTGGCGATGTTGTCCTTACAGGTGTGCCCGGTTGGGGAAGAGTAGAAGGTAACATCTTGTACGCCGGTGCCACACATATCCCCATAGGGATAGATGAGCATGGTATACGCGTCGATGAAATCGCTGCTATCTGTCAAACGCAAAAGATACGAATGGTGTATGTCACCCCTCACCACCATTATCCTACGACCGTGTCCCTTCGTATCGACAGGAGGCTCGAACTCTTGCGACTTGCCAATGTACATGGGTTTATTATATTGGAAGACGACTACGATTACGATTTCCATTACAAACAGCGCCCCATTCTGCCTTTAGCCAGCCAAGATGAAAATGGGATGGTCATCTATTGCGGTTCGTTCAGCAAAAGCCTGTCTCCTGCATTCCGGATCGGCTACATCGCCGCCGCCGAAAATGTCATCCGTCATCTTGCCAACATCCGGATATTACACGATCGGCAAGGCGACCACATCATGGACAATGCTATTGCCGATATCATCAACGACGGCACGGTGCAACGTTATCTTCGGCGGACGCTCCCCATATATCAAAGACGACGTGACCTTTTTTGCACATGTTTACAAAGCGAGCTAAGCGGCAACGTCCAATTCGGTATCCCCGAAGGGGGCATGTCTGTCTGGGTACACTTTGCCCCCGATATCGACCTCAGCCAATTGGTGAAACGCGCCTATCAAAAAGGACTCTTACTGTCGGACGGTGACGTCATCCAAGATGCCCCATTTCATGAAAATGGCTTGCGGTTGGGATTTGCCTCGTCGACAGAAGCAGAAATCATCCAAGGAATCTCCATTTTGAAAAGCCTCCTCTCGTCTTCCAAGTGA
- a CDS encoding RagB/SusD family nutrient uptake outer membrane protein, giving the protein MKMRIIIVGICTIICCISCQDDWLGAKPDQKLVVPTSWKDLRALLDNTRVMQAGYPVMGEMSADDYEIPSNFWNSLAATWEKNTYIWKSDIYGDNSIKGVTDDWAWPYQRIYYSNLVLEKLKLLSPTTAADVEEHRRIQGTALFQRAWAFYQLSQLFCEQYDPAIATSQLGIPIRLQSDISIKSTRATLSETLEQIVADLSEAEAYLPALSEKGVRPGKTAVLSLLARVYLSMYRYDKALDASERCLALQDDLMNFSKVDGSRAYPFMPDNVEVIYRNIMSSSAIFRGTFYVSRELVESYEDTDLRKGYFYRVTPQGTIYRGSYEGGTAMFAGLTTSEVYLIKAECQYRQGKEAEAMTTLFELLRTRDPDLQKENLANGPDLLQRILLERRKELVFRGLRWGDLKRLNREGTYATTLWRQLDEDRYDLPPASKNWTLPIPEIVVDINGMAQNPRQ; this is encoded by the coding sequence ATGAAAATGAGAATTATAATAGTCGGTATCTGCACGATCATATGCTGTATATCCTGTCAAGATGACTGGCTGGGAGCGAAACCCGATCAAAAACTGGTCGTTCCGACAAGTTGGAAAGATCTAAGGGCGCTACTGGACAATACAAGGGTGATGCAGGCCGGCTACCCGGTGATGGGCGAAATGAGCGCGGATGACTACGAAATCCCAAGCAATTTTTGGAATTCCCTCGCTGCAACATGGGAGAAGAATACCTATATCTGGAAGTCTGATATCTATGGAGACAACAGTATAAAAGGGGTGACCGATGATTGGGCATGGCCCTATCAGCGCATATATTACAGCAACTTGGTGTTGGAGAAGCTAAAGCTGCTATCGCCGACTACGGCGGCGGATGTGGAAGAACATCGAAGGATCCAGGGCACGGCACTCTTTCAGCGTGCATGGGCTTTCTATCAGTTAAGCCAGCTGTTTTGTGAGCAATACGATCCTGCCATCGCCACCTCGCAACTGGGGATACCTATTCGCCTACAGTCGGATATTTCGATAAAAAGCACAAGGGCCACACTATCCGAGACATTGGAGCAGATCGTAGCCGACCTGAGCGAAGCAGAAGCATATCTTCCTGCGCTTTCCGAGAAGGGTGTACGTCCGGGGAAAACCGCCGTCTTGTCCTTGCTGGCAAGAGTGTACCTGAGTATGTACCGCTATGACAAAGCATTGGATGCCAGTGAACGATGCTTGGCTTTACAGGATGATCTGATGAATTTCAGCAAGGTTGATGGAAGTCGTGCCTATCCCTTCATGCCCGACAATGTGGAGGTCATCTATCGGAATATCATGTCTTCTTCCGCTATTTTTAGGGGTACTTTCTATGTATCACGTGAATTGGTGGAGAGCTACGAGGATACAGATCTTCGAAAGGGATACTTTTACAGGGTGACTCCCCAAGGCACTATTTACAGGGGTTCTTATGAGGGTGGTACGGCTATGTTTGCGGGACTGACCACCAGCGAAGTATACCTTATCAAAGCGGAATGCCAATATCGGCAGGGTAAGGAGGCGGAGGCGATGACGACGCTCTTTGAGCTGCTGCGCACAAGGGACCCGGATCTGCAAAAAGAAAACCTGGCCAATGGGCCGGACTTGCTCCAACGGATTTTGCTGGAACGTAGAAAAGAACTGGTATTCAGAGGGCTGAGGTGGGGCGACCTGAAGCGTTTGAATAGGGAGGGGACCTATGCAACGACACTTTGGAGACAGCTGGATGAAGATCGATATGACCTACCGCCTGCTAGTAAAAACTGGACACTACCTATCCCAGAGATTGTCGTAGACATAAATGGGATGGCCCAAAATCCTCGTCAATAA
- a CDS encoding SusC/RagA family TonB-linked outer membrane protein, giving the protein MKTSILIIMALLCVRSLSLAQVPITIRVMDSSNDKMLEGAVIRMNGYARGATEPNGTFTLPMSDTLLSIEISLVGFEKVLFSRPFEKILTAKLLVKAKELDEVTISTGYQHIPKERATGSFTLIGQDVLERKFNPDLLASLEGVAGSLAFDRRSMTDNDGTPAIRIRGVSTMYANTQPLIVLDNFPFEGDIQAINPSDIASVTILKDAAAASIWGVRAANGVIVITTKQGKLSEKATLGFSHHTALQQRPDLFYSPAFLGSQSFMEMEEILFDAGLYDSRINSANKQPISPFVQVLQDHKQGKYTDEEVAALKSKWGEVDIRRDAGRYLYQKAVDRQYDLNMEGGGQKHTYYLSLGYLGQQKQAIRSRNQRITLGFNNSLQLLDRLTVQSRLLISLGKRHDNGVDFLSLSDRLYPYARLKELDGTNGSIVRDYSDRYKSEQEALGLLDWSYRPLDELANNHRIDNTLNLNWQMSLGYQIMKGLSLDLNYQYGQLYADQESIDSKESYYVRHTVNRYTQLDLARAFPEGDILNVSTAKSETHSLRPMLKLDRSIGEIAINGIAGAEVKQFKALRHSLLRYGYDRETLTSTANLNYNVRYNLRPSGTSFLPSNAGSDTQMLDRYVSYFSNLAVTFKDRYIWSGSARWDASNLFGVNTNQRGVPLWSIGGAWIMDKEDFYQWAAIPKLKVRATYGYNGNLDKSVSAFPTARYSMDSQSGLLSAQITNPGNPALRWEKVAVLNLAIDFSSKDRRVEGTLDFYKKRSTDLFGFSFIDPTAFYSGSAGASFKQNYANMDATGVDMELKVKKMTRPNLSWQGTYLLSMVKNSVTAYFDDGRGNLDGYFLGRFTKPLIGYPLDVLFSYPWHGLDGKGNPIVYLDGEPSLNYSKFRQEAKLDDLIYHGSSIPTLFGSIRQDVAYKGIRLGFNLVYKFKYFYRRQSIDYYNFHYMNKGHTDYDKRWKQPGDEQWTDVPSLVTPIDFNRDLVYGYADVLVEPGDHVRLQDVVVGYDLRLRSKTIKSLRINGSVSNVGILWRKSRSGVDPDYPMSFLAPNRIYSIGLNMGLQ; this is encoded by the coding sequence TCCCCATCACGATCAGGGTGATGGATAGCTCCAATGATAAGATGCTGGAAGGAGCCGTAATACGTATGAATGGATATGCGCGTGGTGCTACGGAGCCCAACGGAACGTTTACACTACCGATGTCGGATACGCTGCTGTCCATAGAAATATCTCTTGTGGGGTTTGAAAAAGTATTGTTCAGCCGCCCATTTGAGAAAATACTTACGGCAAAGCTGCTCGTCAAAGCCAAGGAGCTGGACGAGGTGACCATCTCTACGGGATACCAACATATCCCAAAGGAGCGAGCCACGGGTTCGTTTACCTTGATAGGACAGGACGTATTGGAGCGAAAATTTAACCCCGATCTATTGGCTTCGTTAGAAGGCGTAGCAGGTAGCCTCGCCTTCGATCGTCGCAGCATGACAGACAATGATGGAACACCGGCCATCCGCATCCGGGGCGTGAGTACGATGTATGCGAATACACAGCCGCTGATCGTCTTGGACAATTTTCCATTTGAGGGCGATATCCAAGCAATCAATCCGAGCGATATCGCGAGTGTCACCATCTTGAAGGATGCCGCAGCGGCATCTATCTGGGGAGTGCGAGCAGCCAATGGGGTAATCGTGATCACGACCAAGCAGGGGAAGCTGTCGGAGAAGGCCACTCTTGGTTTTTCCCATCATACAGCCCTGCAACAGCGGCCGGATCTTTTTTATTCTCCAGCCTTCTTGGGTTCGCAAAGCTTCATGGAGATGGAAGAGATCCTTTTCGATGCGGGATTGTACGATTCCAGGATCAACAGTGCCAATAAGCAGCCGATCAGCCCTTTTGTACAGGTGCTCCAAGACCACAAGCAGGGAAAGTATACCGATGAGGAAGTGGCGGCGCTCAAGTCCAAATGGGGCGAGGTGGATATCCGCAGGGATGCGGGCCGGTATCTCTATCAAAAGGCCGTCGATCGACAATACGACCTCAATATGGAGGGTGGCGGACAAAAGCATACGTACTACCTATCCCTCGGGTACCTAGGGCAGCAGAAACAGGCCATTCGCTCACGCAATCAACGGATCACGCTAGGATTCAATAACAGCTTACAGTTATTGGATCGCCTTACGGTGCAATCCCGCCTGTTGATATCGCTGGGCAAGCGCCACGATAATGGAGTGGATTTTCTATCCCTTAGTGACCGCTTGTATCCGTATGCACGACTCAAAGAACTGGACGGGACCAATGGATCCATCGTCAGGGATTATAGTGACAGGTACAAGAGCGAACAGGAGGCACTTGGGCTGTTGGATTGGAGCTATCGCCCCCTAGATGAGTTGGCCAACAACCACAGGATCGATAACACACTGAACCTCAACTGGCAGATGTCCTTGGGCTACCAGATCATGAAGGGGCTATCTCTCGACCTGAATTACCAATATGGTCAGCTATACGCCGATCAGGAATCAATAGACAGCAAAGAGAGCTACTATGTACGCCATACGGTCAATAGATATACACAGCTCGATCTTGCCCGCGCATTCCCTGAAGGGGATATCCTAAATGTATCCACCGCCAAGAGTGAGACCCATAGCCTGAGACCGATGTTGAAGCTGGATAGATCCATCGGAGAGATAGCTATCAACGGTATAGCAGGTGCGGAGGTCAAGCAGTTCAAGGCATTAAGACATAGTCTGTTGCGCTATGGATACGATAGGGAGACACTTACCTCGACGGCAAATCTTAACTACAATGTTCGTTACAACCTTCGGCCATCGGGCACCTCTTTCCTGCCCTCGAATGCAGGGTCGGATACACAGATGCTGGATAGATATGTGTCCTACTTTTCCAATCTGGCGGTCACCTTTAAGGATAGGTATATATGGAGCGGGAGCGCCAGGTGGGATGCATCAAACCTATTTGGCGTGAATACTAACCAACGCGGCGTGCCGCTATGGTCGATAGGAGGTGCGTGGATAATGGACAAAGAGGATTTTTACCAATGGGCGGCCATACCCAAGCTGAAAGTGAGGGCTACCTATGGTTATAATGGCAATCTGGATAAATCGGTCAGCGCATTTCCTACGGCTCGATATTCCATGGACAGCCAATCCGGGCTATTGTCGGCACAGATTACCAATCCGGGAAATCCGGCTTTGCGCTGGGAGAAAGTAGCGGTGTTGAACCTGGCGATAGACTTCTCCTCCAAAGATCGGCGGGTGGAGGGCACCCTTGATTTTTATAAAAAACGGAGTACGGATCTTTTTGGATTCTCGTTCATAGACCCAACAGCCTTTTACTCGGGGAGCGCAGGGGCATCTTTTAAACAGAACTATGCCAATATGGACGCCACGGGGGTGGATATGGAGCTTAAGGTCAAAAAAATGACCAGGCCCAATCTTTCATGGCAGGGGACCTACCTGTTGAGTATGGTCAAAAATTCGGTCACGGCCTATTTTGACGACGGCAGGGGCAACCTGGATGGGTATTTTCTAGGCAGATTCACCAAGCCACTGATCGGATATCCCTTGGATGTCCTATTCAGCTACCCATGGCATGGATTGGACGGTAAAGGAAATCCTATCGTATACCTCGATGGAGAGCCGAGTCTGAATTATTCCAAATTTCGACAGGAAGCCAAGCTCGATGATCTGATCTATCACGGTAGCAGCATACCCACACTATTTGGATCCATACGCCAAGATGTTGCATACAAAGGAATTCGTCTTGGTTTTAATCTGGTTTATAAATTCAAGTATTTCTATCGTAGACAATCCATAGACTACTACAACTTCCATTATATGAATAAAGGGCATACCGATTACGATAAGCGATGGAAGCAACCGGGAGACGAACAATGGACGGATGTGCCTTCTTTGGTCACGCCTATTGACTTTAACCGGGACTTGGTATATGGATATGCCGATGTCTTGGTAGAGCCGGGTGACCATGTGCGCTTGCAGGATGTGGTGGTTGGCTACGATCTGCGATTGAGGTCGAAGACCATCAAAAGCCTAAGGATAAATGGAAGTGTAAGCAATGTGGGCATACTCTGGCGTAAAAGCAGATCGGGAGTGGACCCGGACTACCCGATGTCCTTCTTGGCCCCCAATAGGATCTATTCGATAGGCCTGAACATGGGCTTGCAATAA